Genomic DNA from Thalassoroseus pseudoceratinae:
CGTCGCCGAGCAATTGGATTTCCCGCATTGCTTTCGCCACAGCGGGGTCTCGAAAGTTCATTTGCGGCCGGCGAGCATCTTTAGCTTGGCCATCGCGTTGAGGAACTTCGATGGACCGTCCACAAGTCGGACAGTCCACAACTTCGCCAGCTTTTGACCGGGAGATTCCCAGGTTCTGTTTGCAGTGTTGGCAGCGAAAGCGGATTGGCATCGAATCGGTGACCTTCAAAGGACGCTCACGAGTGGAACGCCACACTCGGACCATTGCGGATCAACCTGACTGCAGCGACCGAAAACAAGAACCGACTGCGTCTCTAGGGCCGAACCATGGTCTGAGAACCGCTACGGTTCGTGTCGGTCACTGTCCTTCGGTGAGTCTCCGTGCTCGGTTGAGTTTCCGTTCACCGACAGTAACTCCAACGCCAGCAGGACCACAAGTACGATTCCATTGACAATCCAGCAGCTGAGTAGCCCCAACGCGATTCCGCCCGCAACCCGTGAACCCACGGTGTCTCCCACCGCACGCAAACTCTGCCACAGGGCAGCGGCCACAATCACCCCGAAACTCAGGACGATCCCCGACCACAATACCCGCCGAATCCAAGTTTTCCAGCGCACAAGTGGCCAATCCTTGAACATTTGGAGATGCAATCCCGAAGCGAACTCCTATAACCCCTATCTTCCCTAACTGTCACCGAGTGTCAAGAGGTCCGAGGCATCTTCAACCGAATGACATGGAACCTGACACACAAGCGGTTCCAGTTTCACACCGAGAAACCGTTTCATCGGGGACGGACGCATGTTAAACTAGACAAATCTTCGATCGAACATAATCGGCAATCAGCATTTATGGACACAAAACAGTTTTTGGACCGGATCAGTCGCCGACAATTTCTCGGCTCGAGCGCGAAGAACGCCGCCGGGGTCGCTGCCGGTATGGTGGCGGTCGGGACAGCGGGAGCGAACGCTGCTGGCAACGATGGCGAACCGGTCCGCCTCGGCCTCATTGGATTGCGTGGCCACGGCGAACGATTGGGACTGGAGTTCCTTCGGCATACGAATTCCGTTGTCGTGTCTGTATGCGATGTCGATGAGACTGCGCTCTCACGGGTCGCGCGAACACTGGGTGAGCACCAAGGAGTGTATCCGCGGCGGGAATCGGATTTCCGTCATGTTCTGGATGATTCGCGTGTCGATGCCGTCGTCATTGCAACGCCCGATCACTGGCATGCCCACATGACGACTCTGGCTTGTGCTGCCGGGAAAGACGTCTACCTCGAACCGCCAATTGCTCACACGGTCGAAGAAATTGAGCAAGTCGTTCGATCAGCGGAGCGGGCGAAGCGTGTTGTTCAAGTTGGTTTGCAACAACGGAGTGGAGACCATTTTCGGTCGGCCGTCGATTTTGTCCGTAGCGGGCAGATTGGTGAAGTCTGGATCGCCAAAGCCTGGACGGTTCATCGGCGAAAAAGTGTCGGCCGACATCAACCGTCCGATCCGCCAGAAACTCTTGACTTCGATTTGTGGCGTGGACCGGCTCCCGCGAGTCCGTTCTATGCGAACCGCTCTCATCAGAATTGGCGATGGTTTTGGGACTATGGGGCTGGCGAGTTGGGCCATCTCGGTGTGCATCTGCTTGACGTCGCGCGTTGGGGGTTAGGTTTGGAAAGTCCGACGTCAATCGTTTCGGTTGGTAGTCAGCAAGCATTCGACGATGACCGCCAAACCCCGGACACACTGCACGTGAGTTATCGCTATCCCGATGCCGCTCGCACGATTGAATGGGAACATCGGTTGTGGACCAACCATGGCATTGAAGGCCGGAATGCCGCCGTCGCATTTTACGGTGAGCAAGGCACGCTTATTGTGGACCGTGGCGGTTGGAAAGTTTATGGCGTGAAGGACGCACCGTCGTCGGCCGCGAGCGACTGTCTCACGCCGCACCTGCGAAATTTCATCGAGTGTGTTCGCACACGACAGACGCCGTCCGCGAGTCTTTCCGCGACTGCTGCCAGCTCGATGCTGGTGCATCTGGGAAACATTGCCTATCGAGTCGGTCCGGAATTGCAATTTGACTCGAACGCGATGAATTTCGGCACGAACAAATCCGCAAATGCACTGCTCTCGCGGGAGTACCATGCCGACTGGCCTCTGCCGATCACGTAAGACCATTTGGCGGGGGCACAATGGTTTCGGTGTGAGTTGTGGGCGCTGGAACCAATCACGTTGCTCTGGATCGCGAAAAATCGAGTTCGATCAATGTACGATTGCGTGATCATCGGCGGCGGACACAACGGTTTGGTGTGTGCAGCTGATTTGGCGAAAGCCGGTTGGAGCGTGTGTGTCCTCGAGCGGCGTGATGTTCTCGGCGGAGCCTGCGTCACCGAAGAAACTTGGCCCGGTTTTCGAGTTTCGACGGCGGCCTACGTCGTGAGTTTATTGCCGTCGGAGATTGAAAACGATCTGGATTTGCGGCGACATGGGTATCGTGTGCTCGCTAGAAATCCGTCCTCGTTCACGCCACTCGAAGACGGTCGCTACTTGATGCTCGGTCGCGATCATGTCGCGAATCAGCAGGAAATCGCCAAATTCTCAACAAAGGACGCCGAACGCTATCCGCGATACGAACGCCTGTTGGAACGAATTGCGGAATGTCTGGAACCAACACTCAGCCAGACGCCGCCGAATTTGCTGCCGCTACCCGAGGATTGGCGTAGACGTTCGCTCTGGCAGCGATTCAAAGACCTTCGTCAGGGCAAATCTTTGTACTCGGCAATGGCGAAACTGGGCAACGATTTGCCCGAGGCGATCGAAATTCTCACGGGGTCGGCCCGCACGATTCTCGATCGCTGGTTTGAATCCGATGTTCTTAAAGCGACGCTCGCCACCGATGCCATCATCGGCACTTTTGAACCGATATCCGCTCCGGGTACCGCGTATGTGTTGCTGCATCACGTGATGGGGGCAGCCGGCGGTGCCCGTGGTGTGTGGGGTTACGTTGAAGGTGGTATGGGAAGTCTCTCGAATGCCATCGCCGCAGCGGCTCGGGAACGAGGAGTCGAAATCCGAACGGATGCCGCCGTCGATCGAATCCTGACCGACCGCGGACGTACGATGGGCGTGCGTTTGCAATCCGGGGAAGTGATTCATGCTCGGCGTGTCGCTTCCAACGTGGACTGTCATCAGACGTTCGAGAAAATGCTTTCGCATAACGAGCTTCCCCCGGAGTTTTCGCAAGCGGTTTCTCGAATCGACTATCGCAGCGCAAGTTTGAAGGTCAATTTGGCTGTCAGCGAGTTGCCGAACTTCACGTGCCTGCCGTCGCCAGCGGATGGTTCACCGGGGCCGCAACATCGTGGGACGATCCACATCGGTGCCACGCTCAACCATCTGGAACGAGCGTACGACGATGCGAAATACGGTTTGCCCTCGTCACGCCCCATTGTGGAGATGACCATTCCAACTTCTGTGGATCGTACGATTGCCCCTGAGGGCTGTCACATCCTCTCGCTCTTCACGCAGTACGCACCCTACGAGCTAAGCCAAGGATCTTGGGAGACCGTGCGGGAAGAGTACGCCGATCGGTGCATCGCCGAAATTGCTCGTTTCGCACCGAATGTGCCAGACTCAATTCTGCATCGTCAGATTCTCACCCCGGTCGATTTGGAACAGACCTTCGGTCTAACGGGTGGCAACATTTTTCAAGGGGCAATGTCGTTGCATCAGCTGCACAGCATGCGACCGGTTGCCGGTTGGGGGGACTATCGGACTCCGATCGCCGGTCTCTATCTTTGCGGCAGCGCTGCTCATCCTGGTGGTGGGGTGATGGGAATTTGCGGACGCAATGCGGCTCGAGAAATGATTCGCGACGGGCGTTCTTGAATCAGCTCTCAGAGTCTGAGTCTTCGAGGAATTCACGAACCTTGGGCAAGATTCGTTCGTGAGCGTCATCGAACACATAGTGACCAGCGTCCGGGAATGAAAGCGTCTCCGCATTTGGGAAACGTAGCTGCCATTCCTTGAGGAAATTGGTTGTGAAGCAGAAATCCTGTTCCCCCCAAACGAGCAACATCGGGTGGGATTGAAACTGCTTCAGACCGGACTCAACTTCCGTCAGCGTTTCGTAGCTCGGATGTGATTTCTTGAGCGGGATGTCTGCCACGAATCGATGCACCGCGATCCGATTCGCCCAATTATCATACGGAGCCAAATAGCCCCGCCGAACGGCTTTCGTTATTCGTTCCGGCTTGGAGACGGCCATCCGCAATGCGGCCCGCGAAAATCCATTGAGTCCGCGTAGCATCACACTGCCGAGAATTGGTGTCCGACAAACAGCGATCCGCAACGGAATCTCCAACGATCGAAATGCCGCCGTGTTGAACAGCACGAATTTGCGAAACCGATCCGGCAACCGACTCGCCGCCCCCATGCCGATCGCTCCACCCCAATCATGCGCGAACAAGGTGATTTCGCTGAGGCCGAGTTCGGTGATGAAGGCTGTCAAATTCTGAATATGGTTCGCGAGCCGGTAATCGTAGTCCTGCGGTTTATCGGAGAACCCACAACCTAGATGATCGATGGCGAGCACACGGTAGTCCTGCGACAAGTCTTTGACGAGGTTCCGCCAGGCGAAACTCCAGGTCGGGTTCCCATGCACCATGAGCAGCGTGGGGCCGGAACCTTCGTCGATGTAATGGATTCGATGGCCATCGATTTCCAAAAACCGTGATTCAAATGGATATTCCTCGGCGAACCCGACACGCGAATGATGAGGAGAGGTGGAGAGAGTTTCGGTCATGACACACGCTCGGCCCTGGCCGATTTCGAAGAGAGTCGATGTGAATTTGTACGAGCTGTCTGCCGGACTTCACACAGGCAATTGCAGAAACCGTTGATGTCTTCGTCAGTGTGATCGGCGTGAACGGCAATTCGAAGCCGTGAGGTTCCAACAGGCACGGTTGGCGGTCGAATCGCACCGACGAGGAAACCACGACGTTTCAGTTCGGCCGCCCATTGCATGGTCGTGTCGGGATCACCAATCACGACGGGCACGATTGCACTCACGCCACCGGATGGGATTGAGAAGCCAGCATTCGTGAGTTGAGACCGCAACGAATTCGCGAGGCTCAAAACACGATGACGACGTTCCGGTTCGGCTTGCACGATGTGTACAGCTTCGGTTGCCGCCGCACAAACTGACGGCGGTAGCGCGGTCGAAAACATCTGCGACCGCGCGGAATTCCAGAGCCAATCGGTTAGCGATTCGGTTCCGGTTACGAATCCGCCGAGAGTGCCAATGGCCTTGCTCAAAGTGCCAATTCGGACCGCCACACGATCCGTAACGCCTTGCAACTCAGCCACTCCGCGACCATTTTCCCCAAGCAAACCTGTCGCGTGGGCTTCATCGACGATAACCTCGGCATCGGTTCGTTCCGCGATCTTGCAAAGAGTTCGCAAGTCCGCCGCGTGTCCGTCCATGCTGAAAATCGAATCCGTGACAATGTACCGCCGTCGATGGCCGGTCGCACGCTTCAATCGCTGCTCTAAGCGATCCAGCTGATCATGCCGATAGACCTGAAAACTGGCCCGCGAAAGACGGCACCCGTCGATCAAACTCGCGTGATTCAGGCGATCGCAGAAAACGATGTCTTCGGAATCGATCAGAGCCGCCAACGTGCCGACATTCGCCGCGTAACCGCTGGGGAATAGAATCGCCGATTCTTCGCGTTCAAATTTGGCGAGGGTGGTTTCCAAGTCGCGATGACAATCCGTGTAACCCGTGACCAGTGCGCTCGCTCCGGCACCGACGCCCAATCGATTGATTGCGTCGTGTGCGGCAGCGATCACACGCGGATGGCGTGACAGCCCGAGATAATCGTTCGATGCAAAGGAAACGATCGACGAATCTATCGTCGACCGTTTGCGTTTCAAACCGTCGGCCTGGAGTTGCTCGAGTTCGGCGTCGAGCCATGGAAGCGAACGGGACATAATTCCCCGTCCACTAGGTGAGGGCAATGAGGTGGTTGTTCAATTTCTCGGCACCACCATCGAGGATGAGATAGTTATTCTCGATCCGGACACCGCCGATGCCTTCGATGTACAACCCCGGTTCGATCGTGACGACGTCTCCTGCAATGAGACTGTCGGTGCTTTCCGGAACAAGGATCGGTGCTTCGGGGTGGCCGAGACCAAGACCGTGACCCGCGTGGTGGGTCAACGGACCGTAACCGGCCTCGTCAAATGGTTTCGTCGTGGCTGCGAACACGTCCTTTGCCGCGACTCCGGCTCGAAGCGACGCTTCACCCGCTGCCAATGCCGCTTCGCAAAGACGGAAGATCATTTCCTGCTCGTCGGAAGGTTTACCGACGGCGTAGGTGTTTGTGAAGTCGCTGCGGTATCCATCGATCATCACGGAGTAATCCAAGATGAACATGTCACCGTCTTCCAATGTTTTGTTGGCAGGTAGACCACCGGCTTTGAACGTTTTTGCGTTCGTTGCGCGGAAATCTCCATAGACGATCGCCGGTCGCCCGGCAGCTGCAATCGCGGCCGACTGAACTTCGCGGTACACATCGAGATCGGTAACGCCCGGTTCAATGAATTCACGTGCACGGGCGTGGCCGGCGTCACCGGCTTGCATGCACTGCTTCAACAATGCGATTTCATCGGCTTCTTTTTGCCGTCGAAGCTCTCGCAATGTCGTTCCCAGATCGACCGACAAACCCGGGCGTTTGTTGGGTTCTGCCGAAACGGAATGTTGCTCGTGATCGAGCCCCAACACTTCGTACGCTCCGACGGGCAACCATTCAGCCTCGACGGCACCGTTGTATCCGTAAAGCCGTTCGGAAACGGATTTCAACGCCGCGATCAGGGCATGATCGCGGTTATCGACTGAGTTCCGATGGTCGTACCAAGTTTGATCGACTTCGCGATCAACAAACGGTGTTGATGCGGCGGAGCGTAGTGAGAAATTGTCGGCCAACAACGTCGAGCCGTGTTCACGTTCGAGCAACAGCAGCCCACGCTCGCCATGCGAGAAACTAATGGGATTCACCCAAAAATTGCAGAGGTATTGCACATGCCGAGGGTCGGCAATCAACACCCATTCCACACTTTCAGGGAGCGCGTTCCAAAGCCGCGATTGACGGCTTCGGCATCCAGATTCGGTCAACATCAATGATTCTTTCAGGCTAAACCGTGTTCTTCTAAGTAATGTTGGGCATCAAGAGCGGCCATGCAACCAGTTCCGGCTGCGGTGACGGCTTGGCGATAATGGTCGTCGGCGACATCACCACCAGCGAACACGCCCTCAACGCTTGTGTGTGTGCGGAATGGGGTCTTCCAGACGATGTAACCCGATTCGTTGAGTTCGACCTGATCCTTCAGGAATGCCGTATTCGGCGTATGGCCGATTGCGACGAACATTCCGCTGGCTTCGATGTCCTTCGTTTCGCCGGGAGTCTTGGTGCTCTTCAGGCGGACCCCGGTGACGCCGTTTTCGTCATTGCCGAAAACTTCATCGACTTCGGAGTTCCATTCGAACGTGATTTTCGGGTTGTTTTTCGCGCGTTCCGCCATGATCGGGCTGGCCCGGAGTTCTTCACGACGGTGAACGAGATGGACTTGGCTCGCGAATTTCGTGAGGTACGTCGCCTCTTCCATCGCACTGTCGCCACCACCGATGACAACCAGCGGCTTGTTCCGGAACCGTGGCAATGCCCCATCACAAACGGCACATGCGGAAACGCCTTGGTTCTTGTACTTGTTTTCGCTTTCCAAATTCAGCCAGTTTGCACGAGCGCCAGTGGAAATAATCACCGCGTGCGCTTCGACGACATCACCCGATTTTGCCTTGAGTTTGAATGGCTTTTGCGAGAAATCAACTTCGACAATGTCGTCGGTCACGATCCGTGTGCCGAAGTTCTTGGCTTGTTGCCGCATGAGTTCCATCAACTCAGGACCGGTAACGGCACGATGCGATTCGGCTTTAGGATCGCGATAAGGGACGAGTTCTTCGGGCAACGCGGAATCGAGGTAACCACCCATGTCACCAGCTGCAAACCCAGGGTAGTTCTCGACTTCCGTTGTGAGGTTGAGCTGACCGAGAGGCATTGTTCCTTGGACGCGGTTTTCCTCGGTTTCGGCTCCCTCGAAGACGAGCGGTTCCAATTCCGCGCGGGCAGCGTAGATTGCGGAGGCCCATCCCGACGGTCCCGAACCAATAATCACTACTTTTTCTGCCACCGGGATGTCCCTTCAATAACCGACCACGCCGAACGATCGACGTTCACCCCCCGACGCAGTCAACAGGCGTGAACACCATAAGAATAATGTGAACCGAAGGCTCTTGCCGCACTTGCGTGGGCTGCCTCGGAGAACTTACGGTAGGAAACGATACGAAAGTTGCCAACGGCTGGCAACTCTTGCAGACCGGTGCCGATTCGAATTGCCGTGTTCCGTCATATTGGGAGACACCCTTGAAGCCGTTGGAAGAACCGCTGGACATTTTAGTGGTCGCTCCGCATCCCGATGACGCGGAAATCAGCGTTGGCGGTACGATTTCGAAATGCCGGTCCGAAGGTCTGCGTGTCGGAGTGGTCGAACTGACAAATGGCGAACCAACGCCGCATGGATCACCGGAAATCCGTCGGCGAGAAACAGCGGCGGCAACGAAGATTCTCGACCTCACTTGGCGATACGAACTCGGTTTAACCAACCGCAGTTTGGAGAACACGCTCGAAGCGAAACGTCAACTGGCACAAGTCTTTCGGTTGACCCGACCGCGCGTGCTGCTCGCACCTTATTGGCAGGACGCCCATCCCGATCACGTGGCTGCGAGTCAACTTGTCGATGATGCGCGATTCTGGGCGAAGCTGTCGAAAAGCGACATGCTTGGCGAGCCGTTTTGGCCTCCGAAAATCTACTATTTTTGGAGTATCCATCTGCGGATTCGACCACAACCGAAATTCGTCCTCGATATCAGCCACGAAATCGAAAAGAAAATGGCCGCCATTCGTTGCTACGAAAGTCAATTTCTCGTGGGGAAATCGCAGGAGTTTCCCGCACCCTTAGATGACATCCGTGATCGGGCTCGGTATTGGGGCTGGACAATTGGAACCGCGTATGCCGAGCCGTTTGCCAGCCGCGAAGAAATCGGAGTCGCCAGCTTTCAGGGATTGGTATGAGAATTCGAGTGGAATTCTTTGGCATCCCGCGACTCCGTGCCGGCGTTGCTGAGCATACGGTCCAAGTTCCCGATGAATCGACAATCGCCAGCGTGTACGAATCGCTTGCGAAGGAACTCCCTCCATTTGCCGCCGCGTGTTTGACGGGCGACGCTTTGCAGCCTGGCTACATCGCCAGCGTGAACGGCAACCGATTCGTGCAAGGTACCCAAGAAACCATCACCGAAGCAGACACGATTCAGATTCTTTCCGCTGATGTCGGCGGTTAGAAATCGAAAGTTGAACCGTCAGAATACCAAGTCAGAGTGACATTCACTTTTCACCAATGAGAATTCGCATGAAGAGCATTCCACTACAACGAGTCAGGCGAAAAGCGTTTACATTAATCGAGTTGTTGGTGGTTATTGCGATCATCGCCATTTTGATCGCGTTGTTACTTCCGGCGGTTCAGCAAGCTCGTGAGGCAGCTCGCCGAACGCAGTGCAAGAACAATCTGAAGCAAATTGGAATCGCGATTCACAATTACATTTCGACGAGCAACGTGCTCCCACCGAGTGCGATTGTCGATTTGAGTGTTTCCTCGACGGGCAACAATGGTTCTTGGGGGGTACACGGTCGAATTTTGCCGCATCTTGAACAAGGCAATCTGTTTGACCAAGTCGATCTCGTGGCCGCTTGGGATTCGCAGTCCGCCATTGATGGCATCAAGATTCCTCCGTTCTCGTGCCCAAGTGATCCCCGTTCTGACGAAGCCCGGACTTTCACCGACGGGCGACCGACTCTGTACCCGACCAACTACGGATTCAACTTCGGTCCTTGGTTTGTGTACGATCCGGCCACCAATCGTGGGGGGAATGGGGCGTTTTATCCCAACGCGAAACTCCGATTGGCCGCGTTCACTGACGGCACCACCAACACGCTTCTCGCAGCCGAGGTGAAAGCTTGGCAGT
This window encodes:
- a CDS encoding Gfo/Idh/MocA family protein; translation: MTWNLTHKRFQFHTEKPFHRGRTHVKLDKSSIEHNRQSAFMDTKQFLDRISRRQFLGSSAKNAAGVAAGMVAVGTAGANAAGNDGEPVRLGLIGLRGHGERLGLEFLRHTNSVVVSVCDVDETALSRVARTLGEHQGVYPRRESDFRHVLDDSRVDAVVIATPDHWHAHMTTLACAAGKDVYLEPPIAHTVEEIEQVVRSAERAKRVVQVGLQQRSGDHFRSAVDFVRSGQIGEVWIAKAWTVHRRKSVGRHQPSDPPETLDFDLWRGPAPASPFYANRSHQNWRWFWDYGAGELGHLGVHLLDVARWGLGLESPTSIVSVGSQQAFDDDRQTPDTLHVSYRYPDAARTIEWEHRLWTNHGIEGRNAAVAFYGEQGTLIVDRGGWKVYGVKDAPSSAASDCLTPHLRNFIECVRTRQTPSASLSATAASSMLVHLGNIAYRVGPELQFDSNAMNFGTNKSANALLSREYHADWPLPIT
- a CDS encoding phytoene desaturase family protein — protein: MYDCVIIGGGHNGLVCAADLAKAGWSVCVLERRDVLGGACVTEETWPGFRVSTAAYVVSLLPSEIENDLDLRRHGYRVLARNPSSFTPLEDGRYLMLGRDHVANQQEIAKFSTKDAERYPRYERLLERIAECLEPTLSQTPPNLLPLPEDWRRRSLWQRFKDLRQGKSLYSAMAKLGNDLPEAIEILTGSARTILDRWFESDVLKATLATDAIIGTFEPISAPGTAYVLLHHVMGAAGGARGVWGYVEGGMGSLSNAIAAAARERGVEIRTDAAVDRILTDRGRTMGVRLQSGEVIHARRVASNVDCHQTFEKMLSHNELPPEFSQAVSRIDYRSASLKVNLAVSELPNFTCLPSPADGSPGPQHRGTIHIGATLNHLERAYDDAKYGLPSSRPIVEMTIPTSVDRTIAPEGCHILSLFTQYAPYELSQGSWETVREEYADRCIAEIARFAPNVPDSILHRQILTPVDLEQTFGLTGGNIFQGAMSLHQLHSMRPVAGWGDYRTPIAGLYLCGSAAHPGGGVMGICGRNAAREMIRDGRS
- a CDS encoding alpha/beta fold hydrolase yields the protein MTETLSTSPHHSRVGFAEEYPFESRFLEIDGHRIHYIDEGSGPTLLMVHGNPTWSFAWRNLVKDLSQDYRVLAIDHLGCGFSDKPQDYDYRLANHIQNLTAFITELGLSEITLFAHDWGGAIGMGAASRLPDRFRKFVLFNTAAFRSLEIPLRIAVCRTPILGSVMLRGLNGFSRAALRMAVSKPERITKAVRRGYLAPYDNWANRIAVHRFVADIPLKKSHPSYETLTEVESGLKQFQSHPMLLVWGEQDFCFTTNFLKEWQLRFPNAETLSFPDAGHYVFDDAHERILPKVREFLEDSDSES
- the bioF gene encoding 8-amino-7-oxononanoate synthase, translating into MSRSLPWLDAELEQLQADGLKRKRSTIDSSIVSFASNDYLGLSRHPRVIAAAHDAINRLGVGAGASALVTGYTDCHRDLETTLAKFEREESAILFPSGYAANVGTLAALIDSEDIVFCDRLNHASLIDGCRLSRASFQVYRHDQLDRLEQRLKRATGHRRRYIVTDSIFSMDGHAADLRTLCKIAERTDAEVIVDEAHATGLLGENGRGVAELQGVTDRVAVRIGTLSKAIGTLGGFVTGTESLTDWLWNSARSQMFSTALPPSVCAAATEAVHIVQAEPERRHRVLSLANSLRSQLTNAGFSIPSGGVSAIVPVVIGDPDTTMQWAAELKRRGFLVGAIRPPTVPVGTSRLRIAVHADHTDEDINGFCNCLCEVRQTARTNSHRLSSKSARAERVS
- a CDS encoding M24 family metallopeptidase, producing the protein MLTESGCRSRQSRLWNALPESVEWVLIADPRHVQYLCNFWVNPISFSHGERGLLLLEREHGSTLLADNFSLRSAASTPFVDREVDQTWYDHRNSVDNRDHALIAALKSVSERLYGYNGAVEAEWLPVGAYEVLGLDHEQHSVSAEPNKRPGLSVDLGTTLRELRRQKEADEIALLKQCMQAGDAGHARAREFIEPGVTDLDVYREVQSAAIAAAGRPAIVYGDFRATNAKTFKAGGLPANKTLEDGDMFILDYSVMIDGYRSDFTNTYAVGKPSDEQEMIFRLCEAALAAGEASLRAGVAAKDVFAATTKPFDEAGYGPLTHHAGHGLGLGHPEAPILVPESTDSLIAGDVVTIEPGLYIEGIGGVRIENNYLILDGGAEKLNNHLIALT
- a CDS encoding thioredoxin-disulfide reductase, with the translated sequence MAEKVVIIGSGPSGWASAIYAARAELEPLVFEGAETEENRVQGTMPLGQLNLTTEVENYPGFAAGDMGGYLDSALPEELVPYRDPKAESHRAVTGPELMELMRQQAKNFGTRIVTDDIVEVDFSQKPFKLKAKSGDVVEAHAVIISTGARANWLNLESENKYKNQGVSACAVCDGALPRFRNKPLVVIGGGDSAMEEATYLTKFASQVHLVHRREELRASPIMAERAKNNPKITFEWNSEVDEVFGNDENGVTGVRLKSTKTPGETKDIEASGMFVAIGHTPNTAFLKDQVELNESGYIVWKTPFRTHTSVEGVFAGGDVADDHYRQAVTAAGTGCMAALDAQHYLEEHGLA
- the bshB1 gene encoding bacillithiol biosynthesis deacetylase BshB1; translation: MKPLEEPLDILVVAPHPDDAEISVGGTISKCRSEGLRVGVVELTNGEPTPHGSPEIRRRETAAATKILDLTWRYELGLTNRSLENTLEAKRQLAQVFRLTRPRVLLAPYWQDAHPDHVAASQLVDDARFWAKLSKSDMLGEPFWPPKIYYFWSIHLRIRPQPKFVLDISHEIEKKMAAIRCYESQFLVGKSQEFPAPLDDIRDRARYWGWTIGTAYAEPFASREEIGVASFQGLV
- a CDS encoding MoaD/ThiS family protein, coding for MRIRVEFFGIPRLRAGVAEHTVQVPDESTIASVYESLAKELPPFAAACLTGDALQPGYIASVNGNRFVQGTQETITEADTIQILSADVGG
- a CDS encoding DUF1559 domain-containing protein, producing the protein MKSIPLQRVRRKAFTLIELLVVIAIIAILIALLLPAVQQAREAARRTQCKNNLKQIGIAIHNYISTSNVLPPSAIVDLSVSSTGNNGSWGVHGRILPHLEQGNLFDQVDLVAAWDSQSAIDGIKIPPFSCPSDPRSDEARTFTDGRPTLYPTNYGFNFGPWFVYDPATNRGGNGAFYPNAKLRLAAFTDGTTNTLLAAEVKAWQFYTRNGGPASTTIPATAADVATQVASGPDEKYTGHTEWPDGRVHHTGITTTLTPNTFVPYNQGGTEIDADYNSWQEGRNGNAGSPTYAAITSRSYHSGIVNAVLMDGSVRSVSESIDLVVWRGLGTRSGGEVVPSDY